In the Elioraea tepida genome, one interval contains:
- the bchJ gene encoding bacteriochlorophyll 4-vinyl reductase: protein MAEAGAIGVLAVVEERACPRVGPDAVNRVAEALAERHGPDLARGVFARAGLSGWLDHPPAAMVPEADVAALHRALLAELGEPEARAVAAAAGRRTADYLLAKRIPAPVRVLLRLLPAAPSARLLLRAIARHAWTFCGSGSFAVEQGERVVVTITGGPLRAAGPAAACVAAYYAATFQALFRALVHPNTSVAALRRATEATGACAFALSWR, encoded by the coding sequence ATGGCTGAGGCTGGCGCGATCGGCGTTCTTGCTGTCGTCGAGGAGAGGGCATGCCCGCGCGTCGGGCCGGACGCCGTCAATCGCGTCGCCGAGGCGCTGGCGGAGCGTCACGGCCCCGACCTCGCGCGCGGCGTGTTCGCCCGCGCCGGGCTGTCGGGCTGGCTCGACCATCCGCCGGCAGCGATGGTGCCGGAGGCGGATGTTGCGGCTCTTCACCGGGCCTTGCTCGCCGAGCTCGGCGAGCCCGAGGCGCGGGCGGTCGCCGCCGCTGCGGGGCGTCGGACCGCGGACTATCTTCTCGCGAAGCGCATCCCGGCTCCTGTTCGGGTGCTGCTGCGGCTTCTGCCCGCGGCGCCCTCGGCGCGGCTTCTGTTGCGCGCGATCGCCCGCCACGCCTGGACCTTTTGCGGCAGCGGCAGCTTCGCGGTGGAGCAGGGGGAGAGGGTTGTCGTGACCATCACGGGCGGGCCGCTGCGCGCTGCAGGCCCTGCCGCAGCGTGTGTGGCCGCCTATTACGCCGCGACCTTCCAGGCGCTGTTCCGTGCGCTTGTGCATCCGAACACCTCGGTGGCGGCACTGCGGCGCGCCACCGAGGCGACAGGGGCGTGCGCCTTCGCCCTCTCCTGGCGCTAG
- the bchE gene encoding magnesium-protoporphyrin IX monomethyl ester anaerobic oxidative cyclase, whose product MRIVLIHPNYHSGGAEIAGNWPPAWVAYLAGYLKAAGFSDIHFVDAMTNHLTDDQVRAEITALKPDVVGATAITPAIYKAERLLAIAKEVDPRIVTVLGGIHDTFMYPQVLHEAPWIDAVVRGEGEQVFLNLVTAVAEGRWPEARPAIRGIAYAEDGKVVATPAEPPIADLDRIAPDWGILDWGKYIYIPMGVRVAIPNFARGCPFTCSFCSQWKFWRDYRVRDPKKVVDEIEALVRDHEVGFFILADEEPTIHKKKFVAFCEELIARKLPVLWGINTRVTDILRDEKLLPLYRKAGLIHVSLGTEAAAQLKLDRFNKETTIAQNRRAIELLRANGIVAEAQFIVGLENETEETLEETYRMARDWNPDMANWAMYTPWPFSDLFQKSATRSRCSISRSTIS is encoded by the coding sequence ATGCGCATCGTCCTGATCCATCCGAACTACCACTCGGGCGGGGCGGAGATCGCGGGAAACTGGCCGCCCGCCTGGGTCGCCTACCTCGCGGGATATCTCAAGGCCGCGGGCTTCTCCGATATCCATTTCGTCGACGCGATGACAAACCACCTGACCGACGATCAGGTGCGCGCGGAGATCACGGCGCTGAAGCCTGACGTCGTCGGCGCCACCGCGATCACGCCCGCGATCTATAAGGCCGAGCGCCTGCTTGCCATCGCCAAGGAGGTCGATCCGAGGATCGTCACAGTGTTGGGGGGAATTCACGATACTTTCATGTATCCCCAGGTGCTGCACGAAGCGCCGTGGATCGACGCGGTGGTGCGCGGCGAGGGCGAGCAGGTGTTCCTCAATCTCGTCACCGCCGTGGCCGAGGGGCGCTGGCCTGAGGCCCGCCCGGCGATCCGGGGGATCGCCTATGCCGAGGACGGCAAGGTGGTGGCCACGCCCGCCGAGCCGCCGATCGCCGACCTCGACCGGATCGCGCCCGACTGGGGCATCCTCGACTGGGGCAAGTATATCTACATCCCGATGGGCGTGCGCGTGGCGATCCCCAATTTCGCGCGCGGTTGCCCCTTCACCTGTTCGTTCTGTTCGCAGTGGAAGTTCTGGCGCGACTACAGGGTGCGCGACCCGAAGAAGGTGGTGGACGAGATCGAGGCATTGGTGAGGGACCACGAGGTGGGCTTCTTCATCCTCGCCGACGAGGAGCCGACCATCCACAAGAAGAAGTTCGTTGCCTTCTGCGAGGAGCTGATCGCGCGCAAGCTCCCCGTTCTGTGGGGCATCAACACGCGCGTAACCGACATTCTGCGTGACGAGAAGCTCCTGCCGCTCTACCGCAAGGCCGGCTTGATCCATGTCTCGCTGGGAACGGAAGCGGCAGCACAGCTCAAGCTCGACCGCTTCAACAAGGAGACGACGATCGCCCAGAACCGGCGCGCCATCGAGCTCCTGCGCGCCAACGGGATCGTTGCCGAAGCCCAGTTCATCGTTGGCCTCGAGAACGAGACGGAGGAGACGCTCGAGGAGACCTACCGCATGGCCCGCGACTGGAACCCCGACATGGCGAACTGGGCGATGTACACGCCCTGGCCATTCTCGGACCTCTTCCAGAAATCGGCGACAAGGTCGAGGTGTTCGATTTCGAGAAGTACAATTTCGTGA
- a CDS encoding phytoene/squalene synthase family protein: MRDADLAACSNLLRRGSRSFHAAALLLPPSVRRPATALYAFCRLADDAVDGKRRSPAALARLSARLARIYEGRPDNHPCDRVLAAVVATHGLPRALPEALLEGLAWDAEGRRYRDLSALNAYAARVAGAVGAMMAVLMGVREPGPLARACDLGVAMQLTNIARDVGEDARMGRLYLPTEWLEEAGIDPERWLARPAFSPALGAAVARLLAAAETLYARAEHGIAALPLACRPGIAAARLIYAEIGRELERRGLDSVSTRAIVPGRRKLALLARSLAAAPFAAAGDVLAAPPLPQTRFLVQAAVAAAPQPARLDGLAARITWTIALFERLQRADRLGRSRA, translated from the coding sequence GTGCGTGACGCTGACCTCGCCGCCTGCAGCAACCTCCTGCGCCGCGGCTCCAGGAGCTTTCATGCCGCGGCGCTGTTGCTTCCCCCCTCGGTGCGTCGCCCGGCAACCGCCCTCTATGCCTTCTGCCGTCTCGCCGACGACGCGGTCGACGGGAAGAGGAGGAGCCCCGCCGCGCTCGCCCGCCTCTCCGCGCGGCTTGCCCGGATCTACGAGGGAAGGCCCGACAACCACCCGTGCGACCGCGTGCTCGCTGCCGTTGTCGCCACCCACGGCCTGCCGCGCGCCCTACCGGAGGCGCTGCTCGAGGGGCTCGCCTGGGATGCCGAGGGGCGACGCTATCGCGACCTCTCCGCGCTCAACGCCTATGCCGCGCGTGTCGCTGGGGCCGTCGGCGCGATGATGGCGGTGCTGATGGGCGTGCGCGAGCCGGGGCCGCTCGCGCGCGCCTGCGATCTCGGCGTGGCGATGCAACTGACCAACATCGCCCGCGATGTCGGCGAGGATGCCCGCATGGGCCGGCTCTACCTCCCGACCGAGTGGCTCGAGGAGGCAGGCATCGATCCGGAACGCTGGCTCGCTCGCCCCGCCTTCAGCCCGGCGCTCGGCGCCGCGGTCGCGCGGCTGCTGGCCGCCGCCGAGACGCTCTACGCGCGCGCTGAGCACGGCATCGCGGCCCTGCCGCTCGCCTGCCGGCCGGGAATCGCCGCAGCGCGTCTGATCTATGCCGAGATCGGCCGCGAGCTGGAGCGGCGTGGGCTCGACAGCGTCTCCACACGGGCGATCGTTCCGGGGCGGCGCAAGCTCGCTCTGCTCGCGCGCAGCCTCGCCGCCGCACCATTCGCGGCCGCGGGTGACGTCCTGGCCGCGCCCCCGCTGCCACAGACGCGCTTCCTCGTCCAGGCCGCGGTGGCAGCCGCGCCGCAGCCGGCCCGGCTTGACGGGCTCGCGGCGCGGATCACCTGGACCATTGCATTGTTCGAACGGCTCCAGCGGGCGGACAGGCTCGGGCGAAGCAGGGCCTGA
- a CDS encoding phytoene desaturase, whose product MARRDRRPHAVIIGSGFGGLAAAVRLAARGFRVTVLERLDQPGGRASVFRENGFTFDAGPTIITAPFLLEELWALAGRRLADDVTLVPMDPFYRIRFHDGAVFTYSGNAEAMRAEVARFCPADVAGWERFMRLSAETCRIGFEGLGHVPFGSPLDMLRVAPDLIRLRAWKSVYAIVSEHFSDERLRIVFSFHPLLIGGNPFAAPSVYCLIAALEQRWGVHSAMGGTGAIVSGLVSLIEGLGGEVRLCAEVEEILVSGGRVRGVRLAGGETVASDIVVSNADAAYTYGTLLARHTRRRWTDRRLARARYAMSLFVWYFGTRRRYDEVGHHTILLGRRYRALLSDIFSRKVLAEDFSLYLHRPTATDPSLAPPGCDSFYVLSPVPNLLGNTDWTSAAEPYRRSIESFLEATLLPGLSEAVMTSRLMTPLDFRDRLLSVHGAAFGLEPVLLQSAWFRPNNRSEEVDGLYLVGAGTHPGAGLPGVISSAKVLDQVVPPAEAFARA is encoded by the coding sequence GTGGCGCGCCGCGACCGCCGCCCGCATGCCGTGATCATCGGCAGCGGCTTCGGCGGGCTTGCCGCCGCCGTGCGGCTCGCGGCCCGCGGGTTCCGCGTCACGGTCCTCGAGCGGCTCGACCAGCCTGGCGGGCGCGCCTCGGTGTTCCGCGAGAACGGCTTCACCTTCGATGCCGGCCCGACGATCATCACGGCACCGTTCCTGCTCGAGGAACTCTGGGCGCTCGCCGGGCGGCGCCTCGCCGACGACGTGACGCTCGTGCCGATGGACCCGTTCTATCGGATCCGTTTCCACGATGGCGCGGTGTTCACCTACTCTGGCAACGCGGAGGCCATGCGCGCCGAGGTCGCGCGCTTCTGCCCGGCCGATGTCGCGGGGTGGGAGCGGTTCATGCGCCTCTCGGCCGAAACCTGCCGGATTGGCTTCGAGGGGCTCGGCCATGTCCCCTTCGGCTCGCCGCTCGACATGCTGCGTGTCGCGCCCGATCTGATCCGCCTCCGTGCCTGGAAGAGCGTCTACGCGATCGTTTCCGAGCATTTCTCGGACGAGCGTCTGCGGATCGTCTTCTCCTTCCACCCGCTCCTGATCGGCGGCAACCCGTTTGCCGCCCCCTCGGTCTATTGCCTGATCGCCGCGCTCGAGCAGCGCTGGGGCGTCCATTCGGCGATGGGGGGAACGGGCGCGATCGTCTCTGGCCTCGTGTCGCTCATCGAGGGGCTCGGCGGCGAGGTCCGCCTCTGCGCCGAAGTCGAGGAGATCCTCGTCTCCGGCGGCAGGGTGCGCGGCGTTCGCCTCGCCGGCGGCGAGACGGTGGCTTCCGACATCGTCGTCTCCAACGCCGATGCCGCCTACACCTACGGCACGCTGCTTGCCCGACACACGCGCCGCCGCTGGACCGACCGGAGGCTCGCCCGCGCGCGCTACGCGATGAGCCTGTTCGTCTGGTACTTCGGCACGCGCCGGCGCTACGACGAGGTCGGCCACCACACGATCCTGCTCGGGCGACGCTACCGCGCGCTGCTTTCGGACATCTTCAGCCGCAAGGTGCTCGCCGAGGATTTCAGCCTCTACCTGCACCGCCCAACCGCGACCGACCCCTCCCTCGCCCCGCCCGGCTGCGACAGTTTCTATGTTCTCTCTCCGGTGCCGAACCTCCTCGGCAACACGGACTGGACGAGCGCGGCCGAGCCCTATCGACGGTCGATCGAATCCTTCCTCGAGGCGACACTGCTTCCCGGCCTGTCCGAGGCCGTTATGACCTCGCGGCTGATGACGCCGCTCGATTTCCGCGACCGGCTTCTCTCGGTGCACGGCGCCGCTTTCGGGCTCGAGCCGGTGCTGCTGCAGAGCGCCTGGTTCCGCCCCAACAACAGGAGCGAGGAGGTGGATGGCCTCTATCTCGTCGGTGCCGGCACCCATCCGGGCGCTGGGCTGCCCGGGGTGATCTCCTCGGCCAAGGTGCTCGATCAAGTCGTTCCCCCGGCCGAGGCCTTCGCCCGTGCGTGA
- a CDS encoding TspO/MBR family protein yields the protein MNARPSSRLVPMLVAAGAAILVAAVGATMTDIGPWYQGLAKPSWQPPDWLFGPAWTVIFSLAALSAVTAWRDAPDQPSREWMVGLFAVNGVLNILWSALFFRLRRPDWALVEVVFLWLSVLLLILVLRRYSRTAALLLLPYLAWVGFAAVLNLAVVRLNAPFA from the coding sequence ATGAACGCGCGACCTTCGAGCCGGCTTGTGCCGATGCTCGTCGCTGCCGGCGCGGCGATCCTCGTCGCCGCCGTTGGCGCCACCATGACCGATATCGGGCCGTGGTATCAGGGGCTCGCCAAGCCGTCCTGGCAGCCACCCGACTGGCTGTTCGGGCCGGCCTGGACCGTGATCTTCTCGCTCGCCGCCCTCTCCGCCGTCACCGCCTGGCGCGACGCGCCGGACCAGCCGAGCCGGGAGTGGATGGTCGGTCTGTTCGCTGTCAATGGCGTGCTCAACATCCTCTGGAGTGCGTTGTTCTTTCGGCTTCGTCGTCCTGACTGGGCGCTCGTCGAGGTGGTGTTCCTCTGGCTGTCGGTGCTCCTGCTGATCCTCGTCCTGAGACGCTACAGCCGCACGGCCGCGCTTCTCCTTCTGCCCTATCTCGCCTGGGTCGGCTTCGCCGCGGTGCTCAACCTCGCCGTGGTCCGGCTGAACGCCCCCTTTGCCTGA
- the idi gene encoding isopentenyl-diphosphate Delta-isomerase, whose translation MQEEVVLVDRQDRPVGTMEKLAAHREGRLHRALSVVLRSADGRRLLLQRRAACKYHSGGRWTNTCCSHPRPGEDPADAAVRRLREEMGIEVDRLDPLFTTIYCASVGDGLTEHEFVHVFGTVWDGPVHPDPAEVADYAWFDAAELREDIARNPERYSAWFRTYVERFWDRMAGASETAA comes from the coding sequence ATGCAGGAGGAGGTCGTTCTCGTCGACCGGCAGGACCGGCCCGTCGGGACCATGGAGAAGCTTGCCGCTCATCGCGAGGGGCGGCTGCACCGGGCGCTCTCGGTCGTGCTGCGCTCCGCCGACGGGCGCCGGCTGCTTCTACAGCGTCGGGCGGCGTGCAAGTATCACTCGGGCGGCAGATGGACCAACACCTGCTGCAGCCACCCCCGCCCCGGGGAGGACCCCGCCGACGCTGCCGTGCGGCGGCTCCGCGAGGAGATGGGGATAGAGGTCGATCGTCTCGACCCCCTGTTCACCACCATCTACTGCGCCTCGGTCGGGGACGGGCTCACCGAGCACGAGTTCGTCCATGTCTTCGGCACGGTCTGGGACGGTCCCGTCCATCCCGACCCGGCGGAGGTGGCCGACTATGCCTGGTTCGACGCGGCCGAACTCCGCGAGGACATTGCAAGAAACCCAGAACGCTACAGCGCATGGTTCAGAACCTATGTCGAGCGTTTCTGGGACCGCATGGCTGGCGCTTCCGAAACCGCCGCCTAG
- a CDS encoding ATP-binding cassette domain-containing protein has protein sequence MLGVIGRSGAGTSTLLRMINRLVEPSEGRILFEGVDVTALRGRRLCDWRGRCAMVFQQFNLVQRLDVLTNVLVGRLNHRGTLSSLPSSPRPRSRRRRSARMSGSLSPTPARSALTRFRAGA, from the coding sequence ATGCTCGGCGTGATCGGCCGCTCCGGTGCCGGCACGTCAACGCTCTTGCGGATGATCAACCGGCTCGTCGAGCCGAGCGAGGGGAGGATCCTGTTCGAAGGCGTTGATGTGACCGCTCTCCGCGGCCGGCGGCTTTGCGACTGGCGCGGCCGCTGCGCGATGGTGTTCCAGCAGTTCAACCTGGTGCAGCGGCTCGATGTGCTGACCAATGTGCTGGTCGGCCGCCTGAACCATCGCGGCACACTGTCGTCGCTGCCAAGCTCTCCTCGGCCGAGGAGCAGGCGAAGGCGATCCGCGCGCATGTCTGGTTCGCTCTCACCCACGCCGGCTCGCAGCGCGCTGACACGCTTTCGGGCGGGCGCCTGA
- a CDS encoding alpha-D-ribose 1-methylphosphonate 5-triphosphate diphosphatase: protein MSCSTRRAGCSSSSSSDAPARCGRSRSRGRACWPRTVSTKQAALSRTGGSHRSAAPCPEALVIDGTGLWLLPGLVDLHGDAFERQLQPRPGVDFPAIAALIDTDRQLLANGITTAFHAITLSWEPGLRSLETFRALLAAFAALEGALGADNRIHLRLETFAMDQWPDAAAAIAAGRVHLLAFNDHTAEIARRAEDSARAARYADRAKVKAAELAALAGAMLARSSEVEAFVAEAARLARAHGLLMASHDDASPESRARWRSLGCTICEFPMNAETGLAARAEGESVIMGSPNVMRGGSHLGWHSAEALVRAGACDVLASDYFYPAMINAAFALAARGALPLAEAWALVSRNPARAAGLSDRGRIAEGLRADLVLVEPAAPGGPRVVATIAAGRLAHLTPEAAARLR from the coding sequence GTGTCGTGCTCTACCCGGCGGGCCGGGTGCAGCTCGTCTTCGAGTTCTGACGCGCCAGCGCGGTGCGGTCGATCGCGATCACGGGGGCGCGCGTGCTGGCCGAGGACGGTGAGCACGAAACAGGCTGCCTTGTCGAGGACGGGCGGATCGCATCGCTCGGCGGCGCCGTGCCCGGAGGCGCTCGTGATCGACGGCACGGGGCTCTGGCTGCTGCCGGGCCTTGTCGACCTGCATGGTGACGCCTTCGAGCGACAGCTGCAGCCGAGACCTGGCGTGGATTTCCCCGCCATCGCGGCGCTGATCGACACCGACCGGCAGCTCCTCGCCAACGGGATCACCACCGCCTTTCACGCCATCACGCTCTCCTGGGAGCCGGGGCTGCGCAGCCTCGAGACCTTCCGCGCCCTGCTCGCTGCCTTTGCCGCGCTCGAGGGCGCGCTCGGCGCCGACAACCGAATCCATCTCCGCCTCGAGACCTTCGCGATGGACCAGTGGCCGGACGCGGCCGCGGCCATCGCTGCCGGTCGCGTTCATCTCCTCGCGTTCAACGACCACACGGCCGAGATCGCGCGACGTGCCGAGGACTCTGCCCGCGCCGCGCGGTACGCCGACCGTGCCAAGGTAAAAGCCGCCGAACTTGCGGCGCTGGCGGGCGCGATGCTCGCCCGGAGCAGCGAGGTCGAGGCCTTCGTCGCCGAGGCGGCGCGGCTTGCGCGGGCGCACGGCCTTCTCATGGCCAGCCACGACGACGCCTCGCCCGAGAGCCGCGCCCGCTGGCGCTCGCTCGGCTGCACGATCTGCGAGTTCCCGATGAACGCTGAGACCGGGCTTGCCGCACGCGCGGAAGGTGAGAGCGTGATCATGGGCTCTCCGAACGTGATGCGCGGGGGGAGCCATCTTGGCTGGCACAGCGCCGAGGCGTTGGTGCGCGCCGGCGCCTGCGACGTTCTCGCATCGGACTATTTCTACCCGGCGATGATCAATGCCGCCTTTGCGCTTGCTGCGCGCGGCGCGCTTCCCTTGGCTGAGGCCTGGGCGCTCGTCTCACGCAACCCTGCCCGCGCCGCAGGCCTCTCCGATCGCGGCCGGATCGCCGAAGGGCTTCGGGCCGATCTCGTCCTCGTCGAGCCCGCCGCGCCCGGAGGTCCGAGGGTGGTCGCGACGATCGCGGCCGGCAGGCTTGCCCATCTCACGCCCGAGGCGGCAGCGCGCCTCCGCTGA
- the phnF gene encoding phosphonate metabolism transcriptional regulator PhnF, translating to MAAPAASDDGSGMARIDPAPNAPQGPVIERRSGITLWRQIEQSIEADIVGGRAVSGSRLPTEAELACRFGVNRHTVRRAMEELERRGLVRIEQGRGSFVAEDVIDYRIGPRTRFSEVIARNNRAPSGRILSIAEVQASDAAAAALKLRRGRRLWCVERLGLADGVPVAYALHHFPRARFPGLAEALARGGTLTRALAACGLADYARATTRVTARLPTPREAEHLRQPRNRAVMVCENVNVDQDRVPVEYCVVLYPAGRVQLVFEF from the coding sequence ATGGCTGCACCAGCGGCAAGCGACGACGGGAGCGGAATGGCGCGGATTGACCCTGCGCCGAACGCCCCGCAGGGGCCGGTGATCGAACGGCGCTCCGGCATCACGCTCTGGCGGCAGATCGAGCAGAGCATCGAGGCCGACATCGTCGGCGGCAGGGCCGTCTCGGGCAGCCGCCTGCCGACAGAGGCGGAGCTTGCCTGCCGGTTCGGCGTCAACCGCCACACCGTCCGCAGAGCGATGGAGGAGCTCGAGCGGCGCGGCCTGGTTCGGATCGAGCAGGGGCGTGGCAGTTTCGTGGCCGAGGACGTGATCGACTACCGGATCGGCCCGCGCACGCGCTTCTCCGAAGTCATTGCGCGAAACAACCGCGCGCCCTCGGGGCGAATCCTCTCGATCGCGGAGGTTCAGGCGTCCGACGCTGCCGCTGCCGCGCTCAAGCTTCGCCGTGGCCGGCGGCTCTGGTGCGTCGAACGCCTCGGCCTTGCCGATGGCGTTCCGGTCGCCTATGCGCTGCACCACTTCCCGAGGGCGCGGTTTCCCGGTCTCGCCGAGGCTCTGGCCCGCGGCGGCACGCTGACGCGTGCGCTCGCCGCCTGCGGCCTCGCCGACTATGCGCGCGCGACCACGCGCGTCACCGCCCGGCTGCCGACGCCGCGCGAGGCCGAGCATCTGCGGCAGCCGCGGAACCGTGCCGTGATGGTCTGCGAGAACGTCAACGTCGATCAGGACCGCGTGCCCGTCGAGTATTGTGTCGTGCTCTACCCGGCGGGCCGGGTGCAGCTCGTCTTCGAGTTCTGA
- the phnG gene encoding phosphonate C-P lyase system protein PhnG, whose translation MNDAQPFPTAPAGAALEEARRHRMAVLARAPLAELEHALAAAGPLPAWERLRGPETGMVMVRGRMDGKGQAFNLGEMTVTRCAVRLADGRVGHVYLAGRDARRAELAAVLDAALLDPTLAQALAPKIEAMAHAQEEARLDRSRRAAATQVSFYGLVRMG comes from the coding sequence ATGAACGACGCGCAACCCTTCCCGACAGCACCGGCCGGCGCAGCCCTAGAGGAGGCGCGTCGCCATCGCATGGCGGTGCTGGCGCGCGCCCCCCTCGCTGAGCTCGAGCATGCCCTCGCCGCGGCCGGCCCTCTGCCCGCTTGGGAGAGGCTGCGCGGCCCCGAGACAGGCATGGTGATGGTGCGCGGGCGGATGGACGGCAAGGGTCAGGCATTCAATCTCGGCGAGATGACGGTGACGCGCTGCGCCGTCCGGCTCGCCGACGGGCGCGTCGGCCATGTCTATCTTGCCGGCCGTGACGCGCGGCGCGCCGAGCTTGCCGCAGTGCTCGACGCCGCGCTGCTTGATCCCACGCTTGCCCAGGCGCTGGCGCCGAAAATCGAGGCGATGGCCCACGCGCAGGAGGAGGCTCGCCTTGACCGTTCCCGCCGCGCCGCGGCGACGCAGGTTTCCTTCTACGGCCTCGTGAGGATGGGATGA
- the phnH gene encoding phosphonate C-P lyase system protein PhnH, translating to MTGLAAGFASPVRDAQRAFRSLLEALARPGSIVVPCAPPTPPAPLPPAMAAVALTLLDGDTPLWLDDGGAEARAWLRFHCGCRLVDDPGEASFVFVTAASRTPPHARLRAGSDEYPDRSATLVLAVQALGEGEAFALSGPGIDGTRELRAAGVPARFVADRAENHRLFPRGVDTLLVAGARLVALPRSTSLSPLER from the coding sequence ATGACCGGGCTTGCGGCTGGCTTTGCCTCGCCGGTGCGCGATGCGCAGCGCGCCTTCCGCAGCTTGCTCGAGGCGCTGGCGCGGCCCGGGTCGATCGTCGTCCCCTGCGCGCCGCCGACGCCGCCCGCTCCGCTTCCGCCGGCCATGGCTGCGGTGGCACTGACGCTGCTCGACGGGGACACGCCGCTCTGGCTCGACGACGGGGGCGCAGAGGCTCGTGCGTGGCTTCGCTTCCACTGCGGCTGTCGCCTCGTCGACGACCCGGGCGAGGCGTCATTTGTGTTCGTGACGGCAGCGTCACGGACGCCGCCCCATGCGCGGCTGCGCGCGGGCAGTGACGAGTATCCCGACCGGTCGGCAACCCTCGTGCTCGCAGTCCAAGCGCTCGGGGAGGGCGAGGCGTTCGCCCTCTCCGGCCCGGGCATCGACGGCACGCGCGAGCTTCGTGCTGCGGGCGTGCCTGCTCGTTTCGTTGCCGATCGCGCCGAGAACCATCGCCTGTTCCCGCGCGGCGTCGACACACTCCTCGTCGCGGGAGCACGGCTCGTCGCCCTGCCCCGCAGCACGTCGTTGAGCCCTCTGGAGCGCTGA
- a CDS encoding carbon-phosphorus lyase complex subunit PhnI — protein sequence MYVAVKGGERAIENSDRVLDEVRRGDPAVPELSPEQIAGQLGLAVDRVMAEGSLYDRDLAALAIKQAQGDLVEAAFLVRAYRTTLPRFCASLPIDTGRMAVERRISATYKDLPGGQVLGPTYDYTHRLLDFSLVETRQRPAAPRADAPLATAMPHVSSLLEAEGLLRPETAEDAADPPDITRDPPRFPANRAVRLQMLARGDEGFVLALGYSTQRGYGGTHPFVGELRYGSVAVEIVPEELGFAIDIGDIFVTECEMVNQFTGSRTEPPQFTRGYGLVFGHCERKAMGMALVDRALMAAELGEEVSHPAQDQEFVLSHCDNVESSGFVQHLKLPHYVDFQSELQLIRRLRAEAAERRGGGPGELKEAAE from the coding sequence ATGTATGTCGCGGTGAAGGGAGGCGAGCGGGCGATCGAGAACAGCGATAGGGTGCTCGACGAGGTCAGGCGTGGCGACCCGGCCGTGCCGGAGCTCTCGCCGGAGCAGATCGCCGGGCAGCTCGGGCTTGCGGTCGATCGCGTGATGGCCGAGGGCTCGCTCTACGACCGCGACCTTGCGGCGCTTGCGATCAAGCAGGCGCAGGGCGATCTCGTCGAGGCTGCCTTCCTCGTGCGCGCCTATCGCACCACCCTGCCGCGATTTTGCGCAAGCCTTCCCATCGACACGGGCAGGATGGCAGTCGAACGCCGGATCAGCGCCACCTACAAGGACCTTCCCGGCGGCCAGGTGCTCGGTCCGACCTACGACTACACGCACCGTCTGCTCGACTTCTCCCTCGTCGAGACGCGGCAGCGTCCCGCTGCTCCGCGCGCCGATGCCCCGCTCGCGACAGCCATGCCGCATGTCTCGTCGCTGCTCGAGGCGGAAGGGCTGTTGCGCCCCGAGACGGCCGAAGATGCCGCCGACCCTCCCGACATCACACGCGACCCGCCGCGTTTCCCGGCGAACCGCGCCGTAAGACTGCAAATGCTTGCGCGCGGCGACGAGGGGTTCGTTCTTGCGCTCGGCTATTCGACCCAGCGCGGCTATGGCGGGACGCACCCGTTCGTCGGCGAGCTGCGCTACGGCTCGGTCGCGGTCGAGATCGTTCCGGAGGAGCTCGGCTTTGCCATCGATATCGGTGACATCTTCGTCACTGAGTGCGAAATGGTGAACCAGTTCACCGGCAGCCGCACGGAACCGCCGCAGTTCACTCGCGGCTACGGTCTCGTCTTCGGCCATTGCGAGCGCAAGGCGATGGGCATGGCGCTCGTCGATCGGGCCTTGATGGCGGCCGAGCTCGGCGAGGAGGTCTCACACCCCGCGCAGGATCAGGAATTCGTCCTAAGCCACTGCGACAATGTTGAAAGCTCGGGCTTCGTGCAGCACCTCAAGCTGCCGCACTATGTCGATTTCCAGTCCGAACTGCAGCTGATCCGCAGGCTGCGCGCCGAAGCCGCCGAGCGTCGCGGCGGCGGGCCCGGTGAGCTCAAGGAGGCAGCGGAATGA